A genomic segment from Fundulus heteroclitus isolate FHET01 chromosome 6, MU-UCD_Fhet_4.1, whole genome shotgun sequence encodes:
- the LOC110366797 gene encoding LOW QUALITY PROTEIN: zinc finger protein 227 (The sequence of the model RefSeq protein was modified relative to this genomic sequence to represent the inferred CDS: deleted 1 base in 1 codon; substituted 1 base at 1 genomic stop codon): MSFPSAFSTQVAAIMDVLAKAAVAEITMLVEEGSVALRLEASRRDGEILELRSCLKRMEAELRKAQEAAARRATAEKQVQTAAAGGQEPRRDKRQRCQTDEAYPELNPAGSLCETRISPAVKEEPAGGLRVDGAAERAVTXAADPGDPTWPACGEIQQQSHIFPSDIEERPSSRDAQSSYSSSGKEGADDRFALPVKAEVSVLPGSFYADGLHPGGVQDDCVESAGPSAALPHAQASTAGASGSNEENVGGKVSCRPKRFMTAWRANQSVYICSVCNKGFLRLSQLEEHRSTHQTSKPFRCLECGKSFTQKTRLKTHQRVHTGERPFSCSICGKKFSRQDNCLRHERFHSGLKPFSCRQCGKSFTVLGNLKIHQVIHLRGR, encoded by the exons ATGTCTTTCCCCTCGGCGTTCAGCACGCAGGTGGCCGCCATCATGGATGTCCTGGCCAAGGCTGCGGTGGCGGAAATAAcgatgctggtggaggagggCAGCGTGGCTCTGCGGCTGGAGGCGAGCAGGAGGGATGGCGAGATCCTGGAGCTGCGGAGCTGTCTGAAGAGGATGGAGGCTGAGCTCCGGAAAGCCCAGGAAGCCGCCGCAAGGCGAGCCACGGCCGAGAAACAGGTGCAGACCGCGGCGGCGGGGGGCCAGGAGCCGCGGAGAG ATAAAAGGCAGCGTTGCCAAACAGACGAGGCGTATCCTGAGCTGAACCCCGCTGGCTCACTCTGTGAGACGCGCATCAGTCCAGCCGTGAAAGAAGAGCCAGCAGGCGGACTTCGCGTCGACGGAGCAGCGGAGCGTGCCGTGACAT AGGCAGCGGATCCAGGTGACCCCACCTGGCCGGCCTGTGGAGAAATTCAGCAGCAGTCGCACATTTTCCCGTCCGACATCGAGGAGCGGCCTTCTTCCAGAGACGCGCAGAGTTCATATTCATCATCGGGAAAGGAAGGAGCAGATGATCGCTTTGCTTTGCCCGTGAAAGCGGAGGTCTCTGTGCTTCCAGGGTCTTTTTATGCAGACGGTTTGCATCCGGGCGGCGTTCAGGACGACTGCGTGGAGTCTGCGGGGCCGTCGGCAGCTTTGCCTCACGCCCAGGCGTCCACGGCAGGAGCGTCCGGGTCCAACGAGGAGAACGTCGGCGGCAAGGTGAGCTGCAGACCAAAGAGGTTCATGACTGCGTGGAGAGCAAACCAGAGCGTCTACATCTGCTCGGTGTGCAACAAGGGTTTCCTCCGCTTGTCTCAGCTGGAGGAGCACAGGAGCACCCACCAGACCTCCAAGCCTTTCAGGTGCCTGGAGTGCGGGAAGTCCTTCACCCAGAAGACCCGGCTGAAGACGCACCAGAGGGTCCACACGGGGGAGAGGCCGTTCAGCTGCAGCATCTGCGGCAAGAAGTTCTCCCGGCAGGACAACTGCCTGAGACACGAGCGGTTCCACAGCGGACTGAAGCCGTTCAGCTGCAGGCAGTGCGGCAAGAGCTTCACCGTGCTGGGGAACCTCAAAATCCATCAGGTGATCCACCTGCGGGGAAGGTAG